DNA sequence from the Acidobacteriota bacterium genome:
ACGGTGTGCGGCGTTCGGCGGATCGCGTCGGTCAGCAGACCGCCCTGGTCGAAGCCGACATAGCCGGGCGGCGCGCCGATCAGCCGCGACACGGTGTGCTTCTCCATGTACTCGCTCATGTCGAAGCGGGTGAAGGCGATGCCGAGCACCTGGGCGAGCTGGCGGGCGAGTTCCGTCTTGCCGACCCCGGTGGGTCCCGAGAACAGGAAGCTGCCGATCGGCCGTTCCAGGGTGCCGAGGCCCGCGCGGCCCAGCTTCACGGCGGACGAGATCGAGCGGATGGCCTCGTCCTGGCCGAAGATGACCGCCTTCAGCTCCTCCTCCAGGTTGAGGAGAGCGTCGCGGTCGTCGCTGGAGACGGACTTCTCCGGGATCTTGGCCATCGAGGCGACGACGCGCTCCATGTCGACCGGGTCGAGGACGCTCTTGCGCTCCCTCGCGGCCACCAGGCGGTTCGCGGCGCCGGCCTGGTCCACCAGGTCGATGGCCTTGTCGGGCAGGCGGCGGTCGAGCAGGTAGCGGGCCGAGAGGTCGGCGGCGGCGTCCAGCGCGTCGTCCGCGTACTTGACCTCGTGGTGCTCCTCGTAGCGGTCGCGCAGGCCGCGCAGAATCTCCGCCGACTCCTCGATCGACGGCTCGTCGATCTCGATCATCTGGAAGCGACGGGCCAGGGCGCGGTCGCGGTCGAACGAGCCCTTGTACTCGGCATGCGTGGTGGAGCCGATGCAGCGCAGCTTGCCCGAGGCGAGGCCGGGCTTCAGGATGTTCGAGGCGTCGAGCGAGCCCGACGACACGGCGCCGGCGCCGACGATCGTGTGGATCTCGTCGATGAAGAGGATGTGTTCGGGCTCCGAGATGATCCGGTCGATCACCGCCTTCAGCCGTTGCTCGAAGTCGCCGCGATAGCGGGTTCCAGCGAGGAGCGCGCCCATGTCGAGCGCGTAGATCGTCACCCTGGAGATCAGCTCGGGCACGTTCCCCTCGTGGACGGCGAGCGCCAGCCCCTCGACGATCGCCGTCTTGCCGACGCCCGGATCGCCGACCAGGACCGGGTTGTTCTTGCGCCGGCGGGCCAGCGTCTCGCATAGCACGCGGACTTCGTCGAGCCGCCCGACCAGCGGATCGATGGAACCTTCGGCGGCACGCTCGTTCAGGTTCGATGCGAATTGCTCGAGCGGATCCTCGACTTCTTCTTCCTCGTCGCCTTCCGGGTCCGGCTCGACGCGCTGCGGGGCGGGAAGGCCGCTGCTCTGCTTGACCGTGCCGTGGGACAGGTAGCGGATGACGTCCAGACGGCTTACGTCCTGGCGCTGGAGCAGGTAGACCGCGTGGGATTCCTTCTCGCGCATCAGCGAAGCGATCACCGCGCCGGCGTCCAGTTCACTCTTGCCGGCGCCGTGTGCGTGCATGGCCGCCCGTTCGATGACCCGCCAGAACGCGATCGTCTGCTTGGGAGGCGGTTCGCCTTCGTCACCGGAGTGTGAGGCCTGCTCGGTGCTGTCGGTCTGCTCGCCCTCCGCCTCGACTGGCGCGGCGCCTGCCGACTCGTCCGCCGCATCGGCGGGGAGGACCGGCGGCAGGGTCTCCAGTTGCTGCTCCAGGAACTCCTCGAGTTCGCCGACCAGCCGGGGCAGACGGACGCCGACCGACTGCAGCGCCTTGGCGCCCACCGGGTCGGCGCACAGAGCGAGCAGCAGATGCTCGAGCGTGACGTACTCGTGCCGGCGTGACGACGCCTCGAGCATCGCCCGCCGCAGCGACTGCCGCAGGTCCTCGGTCATGTGCACGGAAGCGATGGCTGTACCTCCTTCGCCCGTCAGTTGACGTCGCCGCCGTCGTCTCCGCCGTCGCCGTCGCCACTGTCGCCGTCGCCGTCTCCCGTGTCGGGCTCGATCGTGCAGAGCAGGGGGACTTCGGCCTGCTGGGCCAGGCTACCGACCTCGGCCACCTTGGTTTCGGCCACGGAGAACGGGTAGAGGCCGACCACGCCGACGCCGTTCTTGTGGACGTAGAGCATGAGCCGCGAGGCGTCCGATTCGGTCATGTGGAAGACGTGCTGCAGCACGACGACGACGAACTCGCGCGGCGTGAAGTCGTCGTTGTGGAGCAGCACCTTGTACAGCCGGGGACGGGCCAGCTTGGTCCTGGTCTTCGTCTTCGTGAGGACCTTGCTGTCGCCCTGCTGGTCGTCTTCGAAGTGCGGCATGGCGTCTCGATTATAGGTTCCATGGGGAATTCCCGCGTTGGGTTTGGATGTCGTTCAGACCGCCTTCGTATACTGAGATGTGACGAACTGGCCGGTTGATGGACCGCAACCTCGTCGGGCCCGAGAAACCAGACTGGAGAACGACGATGCTCCGACTGCGCTTGAACCTGTCGATGGAACTCGAGCAGGAAGACGACGTTTGGGTCGCACTTTGCCCCGAACTGGACGTTGCGAGCCAGGGAGAGACGGTCGAGGAGGCGGCGGACATGCTGGACGAAGCCGTGCGTCTCTTCCTCGAAACCTGCCATGAGATGGGTACGCTGAGTGAAGTCCTCGCCGAGTCGGGGGTGACCATCGCGGTCGCCGGCGAAGCAGACGATGGGCCGGAGCCGGTAGACGTACCGATGGAACTCGTGATCGGTGCCCGGCAGGCAACGCAAGCTGACGCCCATTGAGCCGCGTCGCCTCGTTCGACTCTTTGAGAGAGACGGATGGCGCGAAACCGGGCGGGCCGGTAGACACATCACCCTGACGAAGCCCGGCTTCAAGCGGCCGGTCACCATCTCGTTCGGGCGAAAACCGATCAGCCCCGGCGTCATTCGCGCCAACATGCGCACCGCGGAGATGACCCGGAGGCGGTACTTCGAGTTGCTGGACGAGGTGTAGCCGGGAGCTTCCCCTTAGCCCAACTGACGTCGCTGTTCTCGCCACGCCTCGATTCCCTCGAGGTGTCGCTTCGCGTCGCGCTGCAGTGCCGCGCCGAGCAGCGAGTTCAGCTTCTCGTCCATGAACAGGTGCGAGCTGTAGACGGGTGCGGGCTCGAAGCCCCGGCTGATCTTGTGTTCTCCGCCGGCGCCGCCTTCGAACACCTGGACGCCGCGTTCGATGCACTCGTCGATCGAGTGGTAGAGGCAGACGTTGAAGTGGAGGAAACGGTGGTGCTCATGGCAGCCCCAGTAGCGGCCGTAGAGGTGGGTGTCCGAGCGCAGGTTGATGGCGCCGGCGACGACCCGGTCGTCGCGCTCGGCGACGACCAGCTCGACCTCGTTGCCGAGGTGGGTGAACAGGTCGGAGAAGAGCTCGCGATTCAGGTAGCGGCCGCCCCACATGTACCTGTCGCAGGTCGTGCAATAGAGACGGAACGCGGTCTCCGCCCAATGCTCGGGATCGGTTGCGATCTCCTGGCCGCGCACGGTGCGGATGGCGATGCCCTGGCGGGCCGGTTCGCGGCGCTCACGCCGGCACTGGGTGCGGCGCTTGGAGCGGAGCCTGGCCAGCCAGTCGTCGGGGCTCCCGTAGTCGTAGTTGTTCCAGTGGTACTGCACCATGACGCGCTGCGAGAGGCCGGCGGCGGCGAGGGCGGAGGCTTCCAGGGCGCTGTGGTACAGGACGTGGACGGAGGCCACGCCGACCTCCCGGGCGGTGTGGGCGGCAAGCTGGACGAGCAGCCTGGCCGCGACCGTCGGGTCGATGTCGGTGGCGACCAGGATGCGGCGGCCGGTAACCGGGGAGAAGGGCACGCCGACCACCAGTTTCGGGTAGAAGCGGCCTCCGACCGCCCGTACCGCGTCGCCGAAAGCCCAGTCCCGGGAAAAGTCGCCCATGCCGTCGTTCTTGATGTAGGCGGGGGCGGCCGCGATCAAGTCGTCGTCCGCGCCCCAGGCGGTGAGGTGAAAGGGCAGCCAGCCGCGATCGGGCGCCACGCAGCCGGTCCGTTCAAGCGCTTCGAGGAACGTCCAGGACAGGAAGGGGCGGTCGCCGGCACGGAGAAGACGGTCCCAGGCATTCCGCGGAATGTCCGTGATCGACTGGACGATCCTGAGTTCAATCTGCCGCTGTTCGCTGCGGTCTCCCGCCTGGGCCGCAGCATCGTCCATTCGGCGAGTCTTGCATGGCGGCCGCGACGCGCGGAGCGTCAGTAGCCGAGTGCCAAGCCGTCCTTGCGTGGATCGGAGGCACCGTAGAGCGTTCCGTGCCGGCCGACGCTGATCGCCTGGGCGCCGCCGAACTCGGCGCCGCCGGCGCTGCGAACGCGGTGCCCGAGCGCCGCGAGCCCCTCGACGGTTTCGGGCTCCATGCCGCGCTCGCACAGGAGGTCGAGGCCGGCCGTATGGCGCCACCGGGGACGGTCGATCGCCGCCTGGAGGGGAAGCCCGTGATCGTAGTGGTTGGTCAGGATCTGGACGTGTCCCTGGGGCTGGAACGGACCTCCCATCACGCCGTAGCAGAGCTCGAGTCGCCCCCGGTCCAGGACGATGCCGGGGATGATCGTGTGGAAGGGACGTTTGCCGGGGCGGTACGCGTTGGGGTGTCCGGGCTCCAGCGTGAAGCCGGCGCCGCGGCAGTGAAGCATGATCCCCGTGTCGCCGCCGGCGATCGCCGCTCCGAAGGGGGCGAACAGGGAGTTGATGAAGGAGGCGGCGTTGCCCTCGCCGTCGACGACGGCCAGGTACACCGTGTCGGAGCCCAACGCGGCGCCGGTCGGGATACCGCCGGGAGCGGCCCCGTCCGCCGCCCGACCGGGGTCGATCAGGCGGCTGCGCTCGCGGGCGTAGGCCTTGTCCAGCAACTCGGCGAGCGGAACGCCTCCGGAGCCCCGGAGCGGCTCGCTCTCCGGGTCGCCGACGTGGGCGTGGAGGTCGGCGTAGGCCAGCTTCTTCGCCTCGACCAGCAGGTGGGTGTGCTCGACTCCGGCCACGTCCATCGAGGCGAGGTCGAAATTCTCCAGCAGGTTCAGCATCAGGAGAACGCCAAGCCCCTGGCCGTTGGGGGGCAACTGGATGACCTCCCGACCGCGGTACATCGTGCCGATCGGATCGACCCAGGTCGATTCGTGGCGCCGCAAGTCCTCGAGCTCGAGAAAACCGCCGGTGCTGCGGGCATAGCGGACGATCTCTTCCGCGATCGGGCCTTCATAGAAGGCGTCGCGGCCGCCTTCCGCGATCCGCTGCAGCGATCGCGCCAGGGCCGGAGAGCGGAACACCGCGCCGAGTGCGGGCGCCTCCCCGTCGACCAGGTAGTGCTCGGAGGCCGCGCCGTCGCGGCGCAGCCGCTCAGCGCACGCCGTCCACATCGACTGGACCCGCTCGCTGACCGGGAAGCCCGTTTCGGCGGTTTCGATCGCGGGACCGAGCAGATCGGCGAAGCGAAGGCGTCCGAAGCGCTGGTGGGCCGTCTGCCAGAGATCGACCGCGCCGGGGACGGTCACTGCGGGCCACGAATCTGGATCGATCGCCGGTCCGGCGATGTCGGTTCGGTCCAGGGCCAGAGGTGAGCGGCCGCTGCCGTTGAGGCCCAGCAGCTCGCCGCGCCCGCCGTCGGGATCGGCCAGGTGGTAGAGCAGGAAGGCGTCGCCGCCGATGCCGGTCATCATCGGCTCGACGACCGCCAGCATCGCGGCCGCCGTGACGGCCCCGTCGATCGCCGAGCCGCCGGCCCGCAGCATGTCGAGCCCGGCCAGGGTGGCGGCGGGGTGGGAGGTGGCGACCATCCCCCGGCGCGCCATGACGACGCTTCGCCCAGCGCGATGGGGACTGGCCAGCCGGGGTCGGCCGGCGGCTCCCGTGGCCCTAGCGGAAGACGTCAAAGGTACGGTTGAACTTGACCGCGAGGCTACGGTCCGGCGTATCCAGGCCGAGCAGGCCGAACTCCGAGATCTCGTTGTAGACGACGAACAGCCCCCGGTTCGCCTCGTTCAGCCAACTGAAGCGGACGTTCGTGTTCACGCTGTGGGTCAGGTCGTTGTACTGGATCAGCGCCTGGAGGAGCAGGCTGGTGCTGAAGGCGTAGGTGACGCGGAGGCGCCCCAGGTGGGTCTTGAAGGCGCCCATGGGCAAGTCGATGTCGTTGTAGGACCAGCTCAGCTCGGAGGTCAGGTAGTCGCCGAGCCGGATGCTCAGGGACGGATCCAGAACGAGCTGGTTGCCGCCGAAGAAGCCGCCGCCCTGGATTCTGGTGAAGAGGCTCACGGCCCGGCCCCGGTTCGTGTTCATGAACAGGAAGAAGCCGTGGTCGTCGTACTCGCCGGCGGGTACGTGCACGATGCCGGCGAGCGTGAAGGGTTCGAGCAGTCCCTCGTAGCGGCCGCCGACGGAAAGGCTGATCTGCGCGCCGTTGCGAAACTCGACTTCGCCGCCGACGGAGTAGCGCTGGGTTTCCTTGTAGCCGTCGAAGTTCCAGAAGCCGTCGTAGAAGGCGCGCGGACCGAACTCCTTGACACGGCCCTCGCCGGCCGGGCGGAAGCGGCGCCGGATGTAGCCGTTGAACTGGCGGTAGCCGGAGCGGCTGAGGAAACCGACCTCGGGGTTGAAGTCCTCGCCGATCTCGGCATAGCCGAGACGCCAGCGCCAGAACGGGGAGCTGTATCCGCCGTCGAGGCCGAAACCATGGTCCCGGCCGGTGAGGCCGGGGGTCTCCGTCCGGGCCGCCCAGCCCGAGATGTCCGTGAATTGCCCTATTCCTATCTGGCCGTCGACGGCGTAGGTCCGGTTGTAGTCGCCGTCCGGCGCCAGCGAGCCGGTGCCCTGCCGGTTGACGACCAGCACGCCGGCCCTGCTCCGGTTGCGGTACTCGCGGCCGAGCCGCGCAACCGTGAAGTTGTTGCCGTGGACGTCCCCCAGGTCGTCTGTCTGCATGTTCAGGAAGCCGACGTTGAATCCGCCGGCCCTACCGGACAGGCGGGCGCCACCTAGGATCGGAACGGGCACACCGCCGCTCAGGCCGATCCGCCGGCTGAAGAAGAGCTCGGTGCCGCCCCGGAACGAGGACCGGCGGCCGACGCGGAAGAGGCCGGAGTTCTCGAGGAAGAACGGCCGTTTCTCGGGGAAGAAGAGGCTGAAGCGGTCCAGGTTGATCTGCTGATCGTCGACCTCGACCTGGGCGAAATCGGTGTTGACGGTGACGTCGAGCGTCAGGCTGGGGGTGACGCTGTACTTGAGGTCCATGCCGACCTCGCTGTCGTCGGCGCTGCCGTCCACGTTCTCGCGCCCCGAACTCAGGACGTAGGGAGTCAACTGCAGATTACGCTGGCGCGGCGGCTCCACGCCGACCAGGTGCCCGGCTTCCGACACCCGGAACAGGTCGTGCTGGCGGCCGAGGTGCGCCCAGAACGCGGTCTCGTTCTTGCGCCGGATGTTGCGTTCGAAGTTCAGGCCCCAGATCGCGCGGCCCGATCCGTACCGGAGACTGCGGAAGGGAATCGCCATCTCCGCGCTCCAGCCGAAGTCGCCGCTCAACGTCCGGACGGTCCAGGAGGTGTCCCAGTCCAGATTGGCGCCGCCGGAACTGAAGCTGCTGGAGGAACCGCCGCCGCGACCCTGGTTCGTGAACTGGCCGTCGTACTGGATGCCCGCGATGTTCGTGCCGAAGACGAAACCGTTCTGCCGATCACCGAAGGTGTCGAGAATGACCCGGAAGCTGTCCTCGTTCCGCAGCGAAGCATCGCGCCGGCTGTCGGAAATGGCCAGGGATGCCGCGTCCCGGTCGAAGCAGATGACAGCGACGTAGAGGTTGGCGTCGTCGAAGGCGATCCGCACTTCGGTCCGTTCGCTCGCCGGTTGGCCTTCAAACGGCTCCACCTGCTGGAAGCCGGTGCCGAAGTCGACATCGAGCCAGAGTTCTTCGCCGAGCACGTCGCCGTCGATCATGGGGGCCTCGGCTAGACGCTGGGCGCGCAGACGGGGACGATCGCTTTGCATCTCGACCTGGGC
Encoded proteins:
- the clpA gene encoding ATP-dependent Clp protease ATP-binding subunit ClpA; translated protein: MTEDLRQSLRRAMLEASSRRHEYVTLEHLLLALCADPVGAKALQSVGVRLPRLVGELEEFLEQQLETLPPVLPADAADESAGAAPVEAEGEQTDSTEQASHSGDEGEPPPKQTIAFWRVIERAAMHAHGAGKSELDAGAVIASLMREKESHAVYLLQRQDVSRLDVIRYLSHGTVKQSSGLPAPQRVEPDPEGDEEEEVEDPLEQFASNLNERAAEGSIDPLVGRLDEVRVLCETLARRRKNNPVLVGDPGVGKTAIVEGLALAVHEGNVPELISRVTIYALDMGALLAGTRYRGDFEQRLKAVIDRIISEPEHILFIDEIHTIVGAGAVSSGSLDASNILKPGLASGKLRCIGSTTHAEYKGSFDRDRALARRFQMIEIDEPSIEESAEILRGLRDRYEEHHEVKYADDALDAAADLSARYLLDRRLPDKAIDLVDQAGAANRLVAARERKSVLDPVDMERVVASMAKIPEKSVSSDDRDALLNLEEELKAVIFGQDEAIRSISSAVKLGRAGLGTLERPIGSFLFSGPTGVGKTELARQLAQVLGIAFTRFDMSEYMEKHTVSRLIGAPPGYVGFDQGGLLTDAIRRTPHTVLLLDEIEKAHPDVYNILLQVMDHATLTDNNGRKADFRHVILIMTTNAGGRELTTKPMGFGDRSKLSAEAASKPAVERLFTPEFRNRIDAWVVFKALEMDSVRLIVDKLVGELGGQLDDRSIKIELTDAARGWLAEHGYEPDFGARPMRRLIDEKIKRKLADEILFGKLADGGKIVVDAKDGASLEDGLLLRTRRKRRTKKKKPN
- a CDS encoding type II toxin-antitoxin system HicB family antitoxin; its protein translation is MLRLRLNLSMELEQEDDVWVALCPELDVASQGETVEEAADMLDEAVRLFLETCHEMGTLSEVLAESGVTIAVAGEADDGPEPVDVPMELVIGARQATQADAH
- a CDS encoding GNAT family N-acetyltransferase codes for the protein MDDAAAQAGDRSEQRQIELRIVQSITDIPRNAWDRLLRAGDRPFLSWTFLEALERTGCVAPDRGWLPFHLTAWGADDDLIAAAPAYIKNDGMGDFSRDWAFGDAVRAVGGRFYPKLVVGVPFSPVTGRRILVATDIDPTVAARLLVQLAAHTAREVGVASVHVLYHSALEASALAAAGLSQRVMVQYHWNNYDYGSPDDWLARLRSKRRTQCRRERREPARQGIAIRTVRGQEIATDPEHWAETAFRLYCTTCDRYMWGGRYLNRELFSDLFTHLGNEVELVVAERDDRVVAGAINLRSDTHLYGRYWGCHEHHRFLHFNVCLYHSIDECIERGVQVFEGGAGGEHKISRGFEPAPVYSSHLFMDEKLNSLLGAALQRDAKRHLEGIEAWREQRRQLG
- the ggt gene encoding gamma-glutamyltransferase, with product MARRGMVATSHPAATLAGLDMLRAGGSAIDGAVTAAAMLAVVEPMMTGIGGDAFLLYHLADPDGGRGELLGLNGSGRSPLALDRTDIAGPAIDPDSWPAVTVPGAVDLWQTAHQRFGRLRFADLLGPAIETAETGFPVSERVQSMWTACAERLRRDGAASEHYLVDGEAPALGAVFRSPALARSLQRIAEGGRDAFYEGPIAEEIVRYARSTGGFLELEDLRRHESTWVDPIGTMYRGREVIQLPPNGQGLGVLLMLNLLENFDLASMDVAGVEHTHLLVEAKKLAYADLHAHVGDPESEPLRGSGGVPLAELLDKAYARERSRLIDPGRAADGAAPGGIPTGAALGSDTVYLAVVDGEGNAASFINSLFAPFGAAIAGGDTGIMLHCRGAGFTLEPGHPNAYRPGKRPFHTIIPGIVLDRGRLELCYGVMGGPFQPQGHVQILTNHYDHGLPLQAAIDRPRWRHTAGLDLLCERGMEPETVEGLAALGHRVRSAGGAEFGGAQAISVGRHGTLYGASDPRKDGLALGY
- a CDS encoding DUF5916 domain-containing protein — encoded protein: MPRIPLPGGALALIALLAAGDGVAAAQVEMQSDRPRLRAQRLAEAPMIDGDVLGEELWLDVDFGTGFQQVEPFEGQPASERTEVRIAFDDANLYVAVICFDRDAASLAISDSRRDASLRNEDSFRVILDTFGDRQNGFVFGTNIAGIQYDGQFTNQGRGGGSSSSFSSGGANLDWDTSWTVRTLSGDFGWSAEMAIPFRSLRYGSGRAIWGLNFERNIRRKNETAFWAHLGRQHDLFRVSEAGHLVGVEPPRQRNLQLTPYVLSSGRENVDGSADDSEVGMDLKYSVTPSLTLDVTVNTDFAQVEVDDQQINLDRFSLFFPEKRPFFLENSGLFRVGRRSSFRGGTELFFSRRIGLSGGVPVPILGGARLSGRAGGFNVGFLNMQTDDLGDVHGNNFTVARLGREYRNRSRAGVLVVNRQGTGSLAPDGDYNRTYAVDGQIGIGQFTDISGWAARTETPGLTGRDHGFGLDGGYSSPFWRWRLGYAEIGEDFNPEVGFLSRSGYRQFNGYIRRRFRPAGEGRVKEFGPRAFYDGFWNFDGYKETQRYSVGGEVEFRNGAQISLSVGGRYEGLLEPFTLAGIVHVPAGEYDDHGFFLFMNTNRGRAVSLFTRIQGGGFFGGNQLVLDPSLSIRLGDYLTSELSWSYNDIDLPMGAFKTHLGRLRVTYAFSTSLLLQALIQYNDLTHSVNTNVRFSWLNEANRGLFVVYNEISEFGLLGLDTPDRSLAVKFNRTFDVFR